One Microbispora sp. ZYX-F-249 DNA segment encodes these proteins:
- a CDS encoding DUF1700 domain-containing protein: MNPPMTPQDYAAAVREALADLPARDRETLLEDLDEHLAEVAAEPGMSLEERLGSPEAYAAELRAAYGGRPQGGGGSSLGGRLRERVTGAVRRAHTRLLVLPPYRQAAVFAPELRPAWWVLRGYAIALAVLAPISAPGLVPGDIPAWVFTLAVVWGSVWLGRRGRTGAPRWGRVLLLGANLLAVALVLGTMADVPSTSARSVAFDYGPRPAMHAMGVQVESVSSLGGNVTNIFPYAEDGTPLHNVRLYDQDGNPIMVEQGFDQEIAIPCDGEPPIRNAYPLPLKPVERRADPTEPEATCVSAGPTPTPSATPSAEPSGSPSASATPTR, encoded by the coding sequence ATGAACCCCCCGATGACGCCCCAGGACTACGCCGCCGCGGTACGCGAGGCGCTCGCCGATCTCCCCGCCCGTGACAGGGAGACGCTGCTGGAGGACCTGGACGAGCATCTCGCCGAGGTCGCCGCCGAGCCGGGCATGTCGCTGGAGGAACGCCTCGGCAGCCCCGAGGCGTACGCCGCCGAGCTGCGGGCCGCCTACGGCGGGAGGCCGCAGGGCGGAGGCGGCTCCTCGCTGGGCGGGCGGCTGCGCGAGCGGGTGACCGGAGCCGTCCGGCGCGCGCACACGCGGCTGCTCGTGCTGCCGCCCTACCGCCAGGCGGCCGTCTTCGCCCCCGAGCTGCGTCCCGCGTGGTGGGTCCTGCGGGGCTACGCCATCGCGCTGGCCGTGCTCGCGCCGATCAGCGCTCCGGGGCTGGTCCCCGGCGACATCCCCGCGTGGGTGTTCACGCTGGCGGTCGTCTGGGGGTCGGTGTGGCTGGGCCGGCGCGGCCGCACGGGGGCGCCGCGCTGGGGCCGGGTGCTGCTGCTCGGGGCCAACCTGCTGGCCGTGGCCCTCGTGCTGGGGACGATGGCCGACGTCCCCAGCACGTCGGCGCGGAGCGTCGCGTTCGACTACGGCCCCCGGCCGGCGATGCACGCGATGGGCGTACAGGTGGAGAGCGTGTCGTCGCTGGGCGGGAACGTGACCAACATCTTCCCGTACGCCGAGGACGGCACGCCGCTGCACAACGTCCGGCTCTACGACCAGGACGGCAACCCGATCATGGTGGAGCAGGGCTTCGACCAGGAGATCGCCATCCCCTGCGACGGCGAGCCGCCGATCCGCAACGCCTACCCGCTGCCGCTGAAGCCCGTGGAGCGCCGCGCCGATCCCACCGAACCGGAGGCGACCTGCGTGTCCGCCGGGCCGACGCCCACGCCCTCCGCCACCCCCTCGGCCGAGCCGTCCGGCTCCCCGTCGGCCTCCGCCACGCCGACGCGCTGA
- a CDS encoding SurA N-terminal domain-containing protein, with product MKSYRVRVAVALAAAGIAVTACGGPVQAGSAAIVGNERITSSQLNDEVRELRADLAANKIPENQLQLSFSLPQTVLLNMTTSRQFQELGRRKGVTVTDREVDDVAVAQGGWDQFNKVLLANGIPLDESRDFIRAVIVRNKLAQQSGAGQDQASQQAALQKIVEEADSAVPVKYSPRYGKFDPQQGFVADDRFGASAGAPGAGAEGAPGAEGAPGAEGAPQAG from the coding sequence GTGAAGTCGTATCGAGTGCGCGTCGCCGTGGCGCTGGCGGCGGCCGGTATCGCCGTGACCGCGTGCGGTGGTCCCGTGCAGGCGGGTTCCGCGGCCATCGTGGGCAATGAGCGCATCACCTCCAGCCAGCTGAACGACGAGGTCCGCGAGCTGCGCGCCGACCTGGCCGCGAACAAGATCCCCGAAAACCAGCTCCAGCTGTCCTTCTCGCTGCCGCAGACGGTCCTGCTCAACATGACCACGAGCAGGCAGTTCCAGGAGCTCGGCCGGCGCAAGGGCGTCACGGTCACCGACCGTGAGGTGGACGACGTCGCCGTCGCCCAGGGCGGCTGGGACCAGTTCAACAAGGTGCTGCTGGCCAACGGCATCCCGCTGGACGAGAGCCGCGACTTCATCCGCGCCGTCATCGTCCGCAACAAGCTGGCGCAGCAGTCCGGGGCGGGTCAGGACCAGGCGAGCCAGCAGGCCGCCCTCCAGAAGATCGTCGAGGAGGCCGACTCGGCCGTGCCGGTGAAGTACAGCCCGCGCTACGGCAAGTTCGACCCCCAGCAGGGCTTCGTCGCCGACGACCGCTTCGGCGCCAGCGCGGGCGCACCCGGTGCGGGCGCGGAAGGCGCGCCGGGGGCGGAAGGCGCGCCGGGCGCGGAAGGCGCCCCCCAAGCGGGCTGA
- a CDS encoding Ppx/GppA phosphatase family protein: protein MGTKRVAAIDCGTNSVRLLIADIAGDGLTDVERRMEIVRLGQDVDRTGRLAPEALERTFGAMRGYAKLIREHSPDGPVPVRVVATSATRDAANRADFVSGVRDIFGVEPEVVTGDEEARLSFTGATRGLAGSAAETPFLVVDIGGGSTEFVVGSRSVEGALSVDIGCVRLTERHLRDDPPAAGDVEAAVADIEAAMDRVEESVPVRTAHTLVGLAGSVTTVAGIALGLPAYDPARIHHSRIPAGRVHEVSARLLDMTHDERAAIPVMHPGRVDVIGAGALILDRIVRRYGFSEVVVSEHDILDGIAWSLA from the coding sequence GTGGGAACGAAGCGGGTCGCGGCCATCGACTGCGGGACCAACTCGGTCCGGCTGCTCATCGCGGACATCGCGGGCGACGGCCTCACCGACGTCGAGCGGCGGATGGAGATCGTCCGGCTCGGCCAGGACGTCGACCGTACGGGACGGCTCGCGCCGGAGGCCCTGGAGCGGACCTTCGGCGCCATGCGCGGGTACGCCAAGCTGATCAGGGAGCACTCCCCGGACGGCCCCGTGCCGGTCCGCGTGGTCGCCACGTCGGCGACGCGTGACGCCGCCAACCGGGCCGACTTCGTCTCCGGCGTACGGGACATCTTCGGCGTGGAGCCGGAGGTGGTGACCGGTGACGAGGAGGCACGGCTGTCCTTCACCGGCGCCACCCGGGGCCTCGCCGGGTCCGCCGCCGAGACGCCCTTCCTGGTGGTGGACATCGGGGGCGGCTCCACGGAGTTCGTCGTCGGCTCCCGGTCCGTCGAGGGCGCGCTGTCGGTGGACATCGGCTGCGTACGGCTGACCGAGCGCCACCTGCGCGACGACCCGCCGGCCGCCGGGGACGTGGAGGCCGCCGTCGCCGACATCGAGGCGGCCATGGACCGGGTCGAGGAGAGCGTCCCCGTGCGCACGGCGCACACGCTGGTCGGCCTGGCGGGCTCGGTCACCACGGTCGCCGGGATCGCGCTCGGCCTGCCCGCCTACGATCCGGCGCGCATCCACCACTCGCGCATCCCCGCCGGGCGGGTCCACGAGGTGTCCGCGCGGCTGCTGGACATGACGCACGACGAGCGGGCGGCCATCCCGGTGATGCACCCGGGCCGGGTGGACGTCATCGGCGCGGGCGCGCTCATCCTCGACCGCATCGTCCGCCGCTACGGCTTCTCCGAGGTCGTGGTGAGCGAGCACGACATCCTCGACGGCATCGCCTGGTCCCTCGCCTGA
- a CDS encoding FtsB family cell division protein, whose amino-acid sequence MAAKRPQLTGRAAILAVVVCAIAMSLAYPVREYVAQRRQIAQLEQQQANALRKLQNLEERRRRLEDPEYIKRLAKERLFYCEPGADCYQVLDEEKAGAAAAKAGTKPPERPAWYVTLWRSFEAADKGRPAVPQQGQRSPAPTPTASPASG is encoded by the coding sequence GTGGCGGCGAAGCGGCCGCAGCTCACCGGGCGCGCGGCGATCCTCGCGGTCGTCGTGTGCGCCATCGCCATGAGCCTGGCCTACCCCGTGCGCGAGTACGTCGCCCAGCGCCGGCAGATCGCCCAGCTGGAGCAGCAGCAGGCGAACGCGCTGCGCAAGCTCCAGAACCTGGAGGAGCGGCGCCGGCGGCTGGAGGACCCGGAATACATCAAGCGCCTGGCCAAGGAGCGGCTGTTCTACTGCGAGCCGGGCGCGGACTGCTACCAGGTGCTCGACGAGGAGAAGGCCGGCGCCGCCGCCGCGAAGGCCGGGACGAAGCCGCCGGAGCGGCCCGCCTGGTACGTCACGCTCTGGCGGTCGTTCGAGGCGGCCGACAAGGGGCGGCCCGCCGTACCGCAGCAGGGGCAGCGGAGCCCGGCGCCGACGCCGACTGCGTCCCCGGCGTCGGGATGA
- a CDS encoding DUF501 domain-containing protein, with protein sequence MRTAAGIVKGEEIDVADDQLGAVDQADLEAARAQLGRQPRGVRAVAHRCPCGLPDVLETAPRLPDGAPFPTLFYLTCPRAASAIGTLESSGLMRRMQARLAEDPELAEAYRAAHEDYVARRDRAADEEGLEPLPRDMQSAGGMPDRVKCLHALVAHELAAPGVNPFGREALDALPDWWADGPCVDVEKPEEAIGGREG encoded by the coding sequence ATGAGGACCGCGGCGGGCATCGTGAAGGGCGAGGAGATCGACGTGGCGGACGACCAGCTGGGCGCCGTGGACCAGGCGGACCTGGAGGCGGCGCGGGCGCAGCTCGGGCGGCAGCCGCGCGGGGTGCGGGCCGTCGCCCACCGGTGTCCCTGCGGGCTGCCCGACGTGCTGGAGACCGCGCCCCGGCTGCCCGACGGCGCGCCGTTCCCGACCTTGTTCTACCTGACCTGTCCCAGGGCGGCCTCGGCGATCGGCACGCTGGAGTCGTCCGGGCTGATGCGGCGGATGCAGGCACGGCTCGCCGAGGACCCCGAGCTGGCCGAGGCGTACCGGGCGGCCCACGAGGACTACGTCGCCCGCCGCGACCGCGCGGCCGACGAGGAGGGCCTGGAGCCGCTGCCGCGCGACATGCAGAGCGCCGGCGGCATGCCGGACCGGGTCAAGTGCCTGCACGCGCTGGTCGCCCACGAGCTGGCCGCGCCGGGGGTCAACCCGTTCGGCCGGGAGGCCCTGGACGCGCTGCCCGACTGGTGGGCCGACGGCCCCTGCGTCGACGTGGAGAAGCCGGAAGAGGCGATCGGAGGCCGGGAGGGATGA
- the eno gene encoding phosphopyruvate hydratase → MAAIEAITAREILDSRGNPTVEVEVLLDDYSTGRAAVPSGASTGQFEAVELRDGDKKRYLGKGVEKAVLGVTDEIADELIGFDAEEQRLIDQTMIDLDGTPNKARLGANALLGISLAVAKAAADSADLPLFRYVGGPNAHILPVPMMNILNGGAHADTNVDIQEFMIAPIGAETFSEALRMGAETYHTLKSVLKEKGYATGLGDEGGFAPNLPSNRDALDLILVAIEKAGYTPGQDIALALDVAASEFHNDGVYTIDGKGVSSAELIAFYEDLVRSYPLVSIEDPLNEEDWEGWKAITTSLGAKVQLVGDDLFVTNPERLGRGIAEGAANALLVKVNQIGTLSETLDAVDLAHRSGYRCMMSHRSGETEDTTIADLAVATNCGQIKTGAPARSDRVAKYNQLLRIEELLDDSARYAGRAAFPRFQG, encoded by the coding sequence GTGGCTGCCATCGAGGCCATCACCGCCCGCGAGATTCTCGATTCCCGTGGGAACCCCACGGTCGAGGTCGAGGTACTGCTGGACGACTACAGCACCGGCCGCGCCGCCGTTCCGAGTGGCGCCTCCACCGGCCAGTTCGAGGCCGTCGAACTGCGCGACGGCGACAAGAAGCGCTATCTCGGCAAGGGTGTCGAGAAGGCCGTCCTCGGCGTGACCGACGAGATCGCCGACGAGCTGATCGGCTTCGACGCCGAGGAGCAGCGTCTCATCGACCAGACGATGATCGATCTGGACGGCACGCCCAACAAGGCCCGCCTCGGGGCCAACGCGCTCCTCGGCATCTCGCTGGCCGTCGCCAAGGCCGCCGCCGACAGCGCCGACCTGCCCCTGTTCCGTTACGTCGGCGGGCCCAACGCGCACATCCTGCCCGTGCCGATGATGAACATCCTGAACGGCGGCGCGCACGCCGACACCAACGTGGACATCCAGGAGTTCATGATCGCGCCGATCGGCGCCGAGACGTTCTCCGAGGCGCTGCGCATGGGCGCGGAGACCTACCACACGCTCAAGAGCGTGCTGAAGGAGAAGGGCTACGCCACCGGCCTCGGCGACGAGGGCGGCTTCGCGCCGAACCTGCCGTCGAACCGCGACGCGCTCGACCTGATCCTGGTCGCCATCGAGAAGGCCGGTTACACGCCGGGCCAGGACATCGCGCTCGCGCTCGACGTCGCGGCCAGCGAGTTCCACAACGACGGCGTCTACACGATCGACGGCAAGGGCGTGTCGTCCGCCGAGCTGATCGCCTTCTACGAGGACCTGGTCCGCTCCTACCCGCTGGTCTCCATCGAGGACCCGCTGAACGAGGAGGACTGGGAGGGCTGGAAGGCCATCACCACCTCCCTCGGCGCCAAGGTCCAGCTCGTGGGCGACGACCTGTTCGTCACCAACCCCGAGCGGCTCGGCCGCGGCATCGCCGAGGGCGCCGCCAACGCGCTGCTGGTGAAGGTGAACCAGATCGGCACGCTGTCGGAGACCCTCGACGCGGTCGACCTGGCCCACCGCAGCGGCTACCGCTGCATGATGAGCCACCGCTCCGGCGAGACCGAAGACACCACGATCGCCGACCTCGCCGTGGCCACCAACTGCGGCCAGATCAAGACCGGTGCCCCGGCCCGCTCGGACCGGGTGGCCAAGTACAACCAGCTCCTGCGCATCGAGGAGCTGCTCGACGACTCGGCGCGGTACGCCGGTCGCGCCGCCTTCCCGCGCTTCCAGGGATAG
- a CDS encoding PadR family transcriptional regulator, producing MDGSQLLKGVLDLAVLAVLAERDSYGYDVVRRLREAGLEDVGDASVYGTLRRLYKAGALTSYVVASEEGPHRKYYGLNDVGRSLLQTSAKTWTSFAATMNDLLKEVDPG from the coding sequence GTGGACGGTAGCCAGCTCCTCAAAGGGGTCCTCGATTTGGCGGTCCTCGCGGTGCTCGCCGAGCGCGACAGCTATGGATACGACGTCGTGCGCCGGCTGCGTGAGGCCGGGCTGGAGGACGTCGGCGACGCCTCGGTGTACGGGACGCTGCGCCGGCTCTACAAGGCCGGAGCGCTCACCTCCTACGTGGTCGCCTCCGAAGAGGGGCCGCACCGCAAGTACTACGGCCTGAACGACGTGGGCCGCTCGCTCCTGCAGACCTCGGCGAAGACGTGGACGTCCTTCGCCGCCACCATGAACGACCTGCTCAAGGAGGTCGACCCAGGATGA
- a CDS encoding MazG family protein codes for MALIVVTTSPRVAPGLFAPAAWKALTGGRVLTGTPDHPCLPYLDEAGVRVEVVTPDPGAIARASRTETVVWLAAQDGDEDFMRAVGHAVISLDEPPEIEVVPGSYDLPGARLLDLVQVMDRLRRECPWDRKQTHESLVPYLVEEAYEVLETIDEGDYGAPLREELGDLLLQVVFHARLAQERMGTDGDGFDIDDVAAGIVEKLVRRHPHVFADVEVSGAGEVSDNWETIKAAERAAKGETGSVLSGVPMGQPAVSLAAQLLRRAGRAGAPGVLAEDLATPAGARLFALVREIQDAGLDPEAELRAAAREYRRRVEEWEDDRR; via the coding sequence ATGGCGTTGATCGTGGTGACCACCTCGCCCAGGGTCGCTCCGGGGCTGTTCGCCCCCGCGGCGTGGAAGGCCCTCACGGGAGGACGGGTGCTCACCGGCACCCCCGACCACCCCTGTCTGCCCTACCTCGACGAGGCCGGCGTCCGGGTCGAGGTGGTGACTCCGGACCCCGGCGCGATCGCGCGCGCGAGCCGTACGGAGACGGTGGTATGGCTGGCCGCGCAGGACGGCGACGAGGACTTCATGCGCGCGGTCGGCCACGCCGTGATCTCCCTGGACGAGCCGCCGGAGATCGAGGTCGTCCCCGGTTCCTACGACCTGCCGGGGGCCCGGCTGCTCGATCTCGTCCAGGTGATGGACCGCCTGCGCCGCGAATGCCCGTGGGACCGCAAGCAGACCCATGAGTCGCTCGTGCCGTACCTGGTCGAAGAGGCCTACGAGGTGCTGGAGACCATCGACGAGGGCGACTACGGCGCGCCGCTGCGCGAGGAGCTCGGCGACCTGCTGCTCCAGGTGGTGTTCCACGCCCGTCTCGCTCAGGAGCGCATGGGGACGGATGGGGACGGGTTCGACATCGACGACGTCGCGGCCGGGATCGTGGAGAAGCTGGTCCGCCGTCATCCCCACGTGTTCGCGGACGTCGAGGTCTCCGGCGCCGGTGAGGTCAGCGACAACTGGGAGACGATCAAGGCGGCGGAGCGGGCCGCCAAGGGGGAGACCGGCTCGGTGCTCAGCGGTGTTCCCATGGGCCAGCCCGCGGTCTCCCTGGCCGCCCAGCTCCTGCGCCGGGCCGGCCGCGCCGGTGCGCCCGGCGTGCTCGCCGAGGACCTCGCCACGCCCGCCGGCGCCCGCCTGTTCGCGCTCGTACGGGAGATCCAGGACGCGGGGCTCGACCCCGAGGCCGAGCTGCGGGCGGCGGCCAGGGAGTACCGGCGGCGCGTGGAGGAGTGGGAGGACGACCGCCGCTGA
- the mfd gene encoding transcription-repair coupling factor produces MSLSGLLDLVSAESRLAAALDAAGQSADPGAELVAPPALRPFAVAALSRVRPVLAITATGREAEDLAAALTSLVDENSVAVFPAWETLPHERLSPRSDTVGQRLAVLRRLAHPIEGDQTAGPLRIVVAPVRSLLQPIVAGLGDLAPVRLRAGDEADLDDIVARLVENGYHRVDMVEKRGEVAVRGGLLDVFPPTEEHPLRLEFWGDTIEEIRWFKVADQRSLEVAQDGLFAAPCRELLLTDDVRRRARELGEEHPALKDVLDQLAEGVPVEGMEAFAPVLAGAMDLLLDHLPVRSAVFVCDPERIRGRAVELVRTSQEFMEASWIAAAAGGEAPIDLEAAAFRTLEEVRDHARELGQPWWSIAPFGEGVELDAQDVEAYRGDTQRALADIKGWLGAGKAVVLLSEGHGPAERMVELLKGVDVAARLVPSLDGPPPKDVVQVTTGRIDHGFVTPDVAVVTHLDLVGQKASTKDMRRLPSRRRNMVDPLQLKVGDHVVHEQHGVGRYVEMVQRTIQGATREYLVIEYAKGDRLYVPTDQLDEVTRYVGGEAPTLNRMGGADWAKAKTRAKKAVREIAGELIRLYSARMASPGHAFAPDSPWQREMEDAFPYAETGDQLEAIDEVKRDMERPVPMDRLICGDVGYGKTEIAVRAAFKAVQDGKQVAVLVPTTLLVQQHLSTFGERFAAFPVTVKPVSRFQTDSEVKGTLDGLRTGEVDVVIGTHRLLSPEVKFKDLGLIIVDEEQRFGVEHKEAMKHMRTQVDVLAMSATPIPRTLEMGLTGIREMSTILTPPEERHPILTFVGPYDDKQIAAAVRRELMRDGQVFFVHNRVRTIDKVAARLRELVPEARIAVAHGQMNETQLEKIMVDFWERSFDVLVSTTIVESGLDVPNANTLIVDRADNYGLSQLHQLRGRVGRGRERGYAYFLYPPESPLTETAHERLATIAQHTEMGAGMYVAMKDLEIRGAGNILGAEQSGHIAGVGFDLYVRMMAEAVQEQKSKLAGESKVEERPEVKVELPINAHVPHDYVTSERLRLEAYKRIAAIGSEDDITAVRDELTDRYGRPPQEVDNLLEVARFRIKARRAGLTDVTLQGQQIRFAPVELKDSQQVRLQRLYPRSIWKQATSILLVPVPKTKPIGGQPLRDLDLLKWCGDLVEALFLEPMRVQ; encoded by the coding sequence ATGTCTCTTTCCGGACTGCTCGACCTCGTTTCCGCCGAATCCAGGCTGGCCGCCGCGCTCGACGCGGCAGGGCAGTCCGCCGATCCCGGTGCCGAGCTGGTGGCGCCGCCCGCGCTGCGGCCGTTCGCCGTGGCCGCGCTGTCCCGCGTACGGCCGGTGCTCGCGATCACGGCGACCGGGCGTGAGGCGGAGGATCTGGCCGCCGCGCTCACCAGCCTGGTCGACGAGAATTCCGTGGCCGTCTTCCCCGCCTGGGAGACGCTGCCGCACGAGCGGCTGTCGCCGCGCAGCGACACGGTCGGCCAGCGGCTGGCCGTGCTGCGGCGGCTGGCGCACCCGATCGAGGGCGACCAGACCGCCGGTCCGCTGCGGATCGTGGTGGCCCCGGTCCGCTCGCTGCTGCAGCCGATCGTGGCCGGTCTCGGCGACCTCGCGCCCGTACGGCTGCGCGCCGGCGACGAGGCCGACCTGGACGACATCGTGGCCCGGCTGGTCGAGAACGGCTACCACCGGGTGGACATGGTGGAGAAGCGCGGCGAGGTGGCCGTGCGCGGCGGCCTGCTCGATGTGTTCCCGCCCACCGAGGAGCATCCGCTGCGGCTGGAGTTTTGGGGCGACACGATCGAGGAGATCCGCTGGTTCAAGGTGGCCGACCAGCGCTCGCTGGAGGTCGCCCAGGACGGCCTGTTCGCCGCGCCCTGCCGCGAGCTGCTGCTCACCGACGACGTACGGCGGCGCGCCCGCGAGCTGGGGGAGGAGCACCCGGCGCTGAAGGACGTGCTCGACCAGCTCGCCGAGGGGGTGCCGGTGGAGGGCATGGAGGCGTTCGCGCCCGTGCTCGCCGGGGCCATGGACCTGCTGCTCGACCACCTGCCGGTGCGGTCGGCCGTGTTCGTCTGCGACCCCGAGCGCATCCGCGGCCGGGCCGTCGAGCTGGTCCGTACGAGCCAGGAGTTCATGGAGGCGTCCTGGATCGCCGCGGCGGCGGGCGGCGAGGCGCCGATCGACCTGGAGGCGGCGGCCTTCCGCACGCTGGAGGAGGTGCGCGACCACGCCCGCGAGCTGGGCCAGCCGTGGTGGAGCATCGCGCCGTTCGGCGAGGGCGTGGAGCTGGACGCGCAGGACGTCGAGGCCTACCGGGGCGACACCCAGCGGGCGCTCGCCGACATCAAGGGCTGGCTGGGCGCGGGCAAGGCCGTCGTGCTGCTGAGCGAGGGGCACGGCCCGGCCGAGCGCATGGTCGAGCTGCTCAAGGGCGTGGACGTGGCGGCGCGGCTGGTGCCGTCCCTCGACGGACCGCCGCCGAAGGACGTCGTGCAGGTCACGACGGGCCGCATCGACCACGGCTTCGTCACGCCGGACGTCGCCGTGGTGACCCACCTCGACCTGGTCGGGCAGAAGGCGTCCACCAAGGACATGCGCCGGCTGCCGTCGCGCCGCCGCAACATGGTCGACCCGCTCCAGCTCAAGGTCGGCGACCACGTCGTGCACGAGCAGCACGGCGTGGGCCGCTACGTCGAGATGGTCCAGCGCACGATCCAGGGCGCGACCCGCGAATACCTGGTGATCGAGTACGCCAAGGGCGACCGGCTCTACGTGCCGACCGACCAGCTCGACGAGGTCACGCGCTACGTCGGCGGCGAGGCGCCCACGCTCAACCGGATGGGCGGGGCCGACTGGGCCAAGGCCAAGACCCGGGCGAAGAAGGCGGTCAGGGAGATCGCGGGTGAGCTGATCCGGCTCTACTCGGCCCGGATGGCCTCGCCCGGCCACGCGTTCGCCCCCGACAGCCCCTGGCAGCGGGAGATGGAGGACGCCTTCCCGTACGCCGAGACGGGCGACCAGCTCGAGGCGATCGACGAGGTCAAGCGCGACATGGAGCGGCCCGTCCCGATGGACCGCCTGATCTGCGGCGACGTCGGCTACGGCAAGACCGAGATCGCGGTGCGGGCGGCGTTCAAGGCGGTGCAGGACGGCAAGCAGGTCGCCGTCCTCGTGCCGACGACGCTGCTGGTGCAGCAGCACCTGTCGACGTTCGGCGAGCGGTTCGCCGCCTTCCCGGTCACGGTGAAGCCGGTCTCCCGGTTCCAGACCGACAGCGAGGTCAAGGGGACCCTCGACGGCCTGCGCACGGGCGAGGTCGACGTGGTGATCGGCACGCACCGGCTGCTGTCGCCCGAGGTGAAGTTCAAGGACCTCGGCCTGATCATCGTGGACGAGGAGCAGCGGTTCGGCGTCGAGCACAAGGAGGCCATGAAGCACATGCGCACCCAGGTCGACGTGCTCGCCATGTCGGCCACGCCGATCCCGAGGACGCTGGAGATGGGCCTGACCGGCATCCGCGAGATGTCGACCATCCTCACCCCGCCGGAGGAGCGGCACCCGATCCTCACCTTCGTCGGGCCGTACGACGACAAGCAGATCGCGGCGGCGGTCCGGCGCGAGCTGATGCGCGACGGTCAGGTGTTCTTCGTCCACAACCGGGTCCGCACGATCGACAAGGTGGCCGCGCGGCTGCGCGAGCTGGTGCCGGAGGCGCGGATCGCGGTCGCCCACGGGCAGATGAACGAGACACAGCTCGAGAAGATCATGGTGGACTTCTGGGAGCGCAGCTTCGACGTGCTGGTCTCCACCACGATCGTCGAGTCCGGCCTGGACGTGCCCAACGCCAACACGCTCATCGTGGACCGGGCCGACAACTACGGCCTGTCGCAGCTCCACCAGCTGCGCGGCCGGGTCGGCCGGGGCCGCGAGCGCGGTTACGCCTACTTCCTCTACCCGCCCGAGTCGCCGCTGACCGAGACCGCGCACGAGCGGCTCGCCACGATCGCCCAGCACACCGAGATGGGCGCGGGCATGTACGTCGCGATGAAGGACCTGGAGATCCGCGGCGCCGGCAACATCCTCGGGGCCGAGCAGTCCGGCCACATCGCCGGCGTCGGCTTCGACCTGTACGTCCGGATGATGGCCGAGGCCGTACAGGAACAGAAGTCCAAGCTCGCGGGCGAGAGCAAGGTGGAGGAGCGGCCCGAGGTCAAGGTCGAGCTGCCGATCAACGCCCACGTGCCGCACGACTACGTCACCTCCGAGCGCCTGCGGCTGGAGGCGTACAAGCGGATCGCGGCGATCGGCTCGGAGGACGACATCACGGCCGTCCGCGACGAGCTCACCGACCGGTACGGCAGGCCGCCCCAGGAGGTGGACAACCTGCTGGAGGTGGCGCGCTTCCGCATCAAGGCGCGGCGGGCCGGGCTGACGGACGTGACGCTGCAGGGCCAGCAGATCAGGTTCGCGCCCGTGGAGCTGAAGGACTCCCAGCAGGTGCGGCTGCAGCGGCTCTACCCGCGGTCGATCTGGAAGCAGGCGACGAGCATCCTGCTCGTCCCGGTGCCCAAGACGAAACCGATCGGCGGTCAGCCGCTTCGCGACCTCGACCTGCTGAAATGGTGCGGGGACCTGGTCGAGGCCCTGTTCCTGGAGCCGATGCGGGTACAGTGA
- a CDS encoding alcohol dehydrogenase catalytic domain-containing protein: MPEPGEGEVSVDVSHAGVNFIDVMARRGDPGYVTAWPFVPGKEVAGTVRQVGPGVSGLVPGQRVAAFTPSGGLAEVAVAPAR; encoded by the coding sequence GTGCCCGAGCCCGGCGAGGGGGAGGTGTCCGTCGACGTCTCCCACGCGGGTGTGAACTTCATCGACGTGATGGCGCGCAGGGGAGACCCGGGCTACGTCACCGCGTGGCCGTTCGTGCCGGGCAAGGAGGTGGCGGGGACCGTCCGCCAGGTGGGCCCGGGGGTCTCCGGCCTGGTGCCGGGGCAGCGGGTGGCCGCGTTCACCCCGTCCGGCGGCCTGGCCGAGGTGGCCGTGGCGCCCGCCCGCTGA